A single genomic interval of Alteromonas sp. CI.11.F.A3 harbors:
- a CDS encoding HlyD family secretion protein: MTPDQKFSRYVRLSLVGFVLIFIYYLIADTFMPVTPQARIYHPVVQVAPQLSGEVTQVFVSNNQTVKAGDVLFQIDRGPYDIALTQAKLALDDAKLQNKRLDTNIKSLEAQIKAASAKLHEQKLLQQRSTALYKQRAISEQELEAMRANYEASVANKSALEAQLSEALLARGDSGENNLTVRHAANQLAEAKLNLSYTQVRARNDGVVSNMQLREGAYAVKGNPLLAIVTSETDLVADFREKSLMHMAENSAAKVVFDSLPGEVFDAHIDSFEAGVSDGQLSANGTLSKTETSNRWVRDAQRQRVHIVLQKNEDLVEGMPSGARATVQLLPESTLGQWFGTLQINAISWLHYIY, encoded by the coding sequence ATGACGCCTGATCAAAAATTTTCTCGCTACGTAAGGTTATCCCTAGTCGGCTTTGTGTTGATATTTATTTACTACCTTATTGCTGACACCTTTATGCCAGTTACGCCCCAAGCGCGAATTTACCACCCTGTTGTGCAAGTAGCGCCTCAATTAAGTGGTGAAGTCACACAGGTTTTTGTTAGCAACAATCAAACGGTAAAAGCAGGCGATGTGTTGTTTCAAATTGATAGAGGGCCATACGATATAGCGTTAACCCAAGCAAAGTTAGCGTTAGATGATGCCAAATTACAAAACAAACGGCTTGATACCAATATTAAATCGCTTGAAGCTCAAATCAAGGCGGCTAGTGCCAAGCTACACGAGCAAAAGTTACTTCAACAACGTAGTACCGCGTTATACAAGCAGCGCGCGATTTCAGAGCAAGAACTTGAGGCTATGCGGGCTAACTATGAAGCGAGTGTTGCCAATAAATCGGCGCTTGAAGCGCAGTTATCTGAGGCCTTATTGGCAAGAGGTGATTCGGGTGAAAATAACCTTACTGTTCGCCATGCCGCAAACCAGCTTGCCGAAGCCAAACTAAATTTATCGTATACCCAAGTGCGTGCGCGAAATGATGGTGTTGTGTCTAACATGCAGTTACGTGAAGGGGCCTATGCAGTAAAAGGTAATCCGCTACTCGCGATAGTAACCAGCGAGACCGATTTGGTAGCCGATTTTAGAGAAAAGTCGTTAATGCACATGGCCGAAAACAGTGCTGCTAAAGTGGTGTTCGATAGCTTACCTGGTGAAGTATTTGATGCGCATATTGATTCGTTTGAGGCCGGGGTTAGCGATGGCCAGTTAAGTGCAAATGGCACATTAAGCAAGACCGAAACAAGTAATCGATGGGTGCGTGATGCTCAGCGTCAACGGGTTCACATTGTGCTACAAAAAAATGAAGACTTAGTAGAAGGTATGCCAAGCGGTGCCCGTGCCACTGTGCAATTGTTACCTGAATCAACATTAGGCCAGTGGTTTGGTACGTTACAAATTAACGCCATTAGTTGGTTACACTACATTTACTAG
- a CDS encoding DUF2955 domain-containing protein, producing MSTTVSQRPQLDPNGLRQALRIAGGCTLGFTISNLMNWPYGIFFTVYPMLLLGLVPVISKPVIKQFIASAGFSAFIVLVLQGLFSHLPVVMTLIVFLSFCVLFYQMSSGGGFLFGALGAVGLSIQLHFSSYVTGVDTVYPLIVSNGAATLLSIVIAVLMHGIFPDVAPRIPRVPPPKAKESIRHEVLLCASVATLSFVVFQVLDLQDSISAQASSVLILFSLCWKAASLAGWQRAIGTLIGCNLALLAQLFLYNHSDFLLFPVLVLWILAFIFSRYHILGGGMPGIGFGVLTTFGILFGNSLTPNQDLVYSALYRFSSVAVAIALSLSAVYVMHHILNRFSVTRHHTYE from the coding sequence ATGTCGACAACAGTTAGCCAACGGCCGCAGTTAGATCCCAATGGTCTGCGCCAGGCATTGCGAATAGCGGGTGGTTGTACGCTTGGGTTTACCATCAGTAACTTGATGAACTGGCCTTATGGTATTTTCTTTACGGTTTATCCCATGTTGTTGCTGGGGTTAGTACCTGTTATTAGCAAGCCAGTGATAAAGCAGTTCATCGCCAGTGCGGGGTTTAGCGCCTTTATTGTATTGGTATTGCAAGGGCTGTTTTCCCACCTTCCAGTGGTGATGACCCTAATTGTATTTCTCTCTTTTTGTGTTTTGTTCTATCAAATGAGCAGTGGCGGCGGCTTTTTGTTTGGAGCGTTAGGTGCAGTAGGGCTTTCAATACAGCTACACTTCTCAAGCTATGTAACCGGCGTAGATACTGTATACCCGTTAATAGTGAGTAACGGTGCAGCTACGCTTTTATCAATTGTTATTGCGGTTCTCATGCATGGCATATTTCCGGATGTTGCACCGCGCATACCTCGTGTTCCACCGCCTAAGGCGAAAGAAAGTATTCGTCACGAAGTGCTGTTATGTGCAAGTGTGGCAACCTTATCGTTTGTGGTGTTTCAAGTGCTGGATTTACAAGACTCGATATCAGCTCAGGCGTCATCGGTGCTAATTCTATTTTCACTTTGCTGGAAAGCCGCAAGTTTAGCCGGGTGGCAACGGGCTATTGGTACACTCATTGGTTGTAATTTAGCACTGCTGGCGCAATTGTTTTTGTACAATCACAGTGATTTTTTACTTTTTCCGGTGCTTGTGTTGTGGATTTTAGCGTTCATTTTTAGCCGCTATCATATTTTAGGTGGCGGGATGCCGGGCATTGGGTTTGGTGTGCTAACCACGTTTGGTATTTTGTTTGGAAACTCGCTAACACCCAACCAAGATTTAGTTTACAGCGCGCTTTACCGTTTTAGCTCTGTGGCCGTAGCCATTGCCCTTAGTTTGAGTGCCGTTTACGTTATGCATCATATATTAAATCGCTTTAGCGTTACCCGTCACCATACCTATGAATAG
- a CDS encoding YihY/virulence factor BrkB family protein has product MSTTQSTQAESALGLTLKNWWSIVKRTFTNIQSHNIPLIAAGVAFYCLLAIFPLLGATISLYGLMVSPEELQSHMALLVNVVPSDSSYIIEEQLKNLTQKSNSALGWGFFLTLFLSLWSSSKGANALITACNITYIEDNGRGFFKGLLARITGTISMIATVIVALVCITVLPEMISWVSGGLISFKQASWITWPVLLLLFNIGLSALYRYAPHRRSAQWRWVTPGSLFATLLWIAASYGFSIYLNEFASYNKTYGSVGGIIILLMWLYLSAYIILIGAEVNSSIELQTSADSTVGEDKPMGERDAVVADNTPEDLRGS; this is encoded by the coding sequence ATGAGCACGACGCAATCTACTCAAGCAGAATCTGCTTTGGGATTAACGCTAAAAAACTGGTGGAGTATTGTTAAACGAACCTTTACCAATATCCAAAGCCATAACATTCCTCTTATTGCCGCAGGCGTTGCATTCTATTGCTTGCTGGCAATATTCCCACTTCTTGGTGCAACCATTTCTTTATATGGCTTAATGGTGTCGCCGGAAGAATTACAAAGCCACATGGCCTTATTGGTTAACGTAGTACCTAGCGATAGTAGCTATATTATTGAAGAACAGCTTAAAAATCTTACCCAAAAATCGAATTCAGCACTGGGTTGGGGCTTCTTTCTTACGCTCTTTTTATCATTGTGGAGTAGTAGCAAAGGTGCCAACGCACTTATTACCGCATGTAACATTACCTACATCGAAGATAATGGCAGAGGCTTTTTTAAAGGCTTGCTTGCCCGCATAACCGGCACCATCAGTATGATAGCTACCGTTATTGTTGCGCTAGTTTGCATTACGGTACTGCCAGAAATGATAAGTTGGGTGTCTGGCGGCTTAATAAGCTTTAAGCAAGCTTCATGGATAACCTGGCCTGTGTTGCTATTGCTCTTTAACATCGGCCTATCGGCACTATACCGTTACGCACCCCATAGGCGTTCAGCGCAGTGGCGATGGGTTACACCGGGGTCGTTATTCGCTACCTTATTGTGGATTGCCGCATCGTATGGGTTTTCTATTTATTTGAATGAATTCGCCAGTTACAACAAAACCTACGGTTCGGTAGGTGGCATTATTATTCTACTTATGTGGCTGTACTTAAGCGCTTATATCATACTTATTGGCGCGGAAGTAAACTCGTCCATTGAGCTTCAAACCTCGGCAGACAGCACCGTAGGCGAAGACAAACCTATGGGTGAACGAGATGCCGTGGTAGCAGATAACACGCCAGAGGATTTGAGGGGAAGTTGA
- a CDS encoding RecQ family ATP-dependent DNA helicase, with product MTTDYSSLLQNLFGFPSFRSGQQEVVEGLLNQRSSLAIFPTGSGKSLCYQFVATQLPNLTLVVSPLLALMKDQLAFLHSKGIAAASIDSTLTAEQNKQVMNDVRSGECKILMVSVERFKNERFRQFIESVAVSMLVIDEAHCISEWGHNFRPDYLKLPAYQQELNIPLVLLLTATATKKVKLDMARRFDIAPENIVQTGFYRPNLNLNVLPVVEANKNQALLNELQLQQGAGIVYVTLQQTAEQVARYLQQNGCAASAYHAGLDSDVRQNIQQDFMTNKLQVVVATIAFGMGIDKSDIRFVVHYDLPKSIENYSQEIGRGGRDGQNANCTVLANLDGLVTIENFVYGDTPDQSAIERVIKDIASQAPEQVSGTSGSTVNSASDKGMYQWETQINSLSTLSNIRQLPLKTLLVQLELAKVIRPLYAYFAEFKYRFNTEKTDILNLFSKERSDFLNAVFTHTDMKKVWGVVNFDSIFEHYGAERSRVVTALEYLHEHNHIELASRLITDVYEVNQQALLADDLSESLARYFAENELKEVKRIAALVRFFELNSCLNYNLSAYFDDQQAPKACGHCSVCNGKVAKLDYSAPIAMPDETQVSEAMQALDFHLQGKFSDTITTSIYCRFLTGMTMPLFTRLKVRQVTGFGHCEHCRYADVLTMVTQLMLVRNA from the coding sequence ATGACCACAGACTACTCTTCACTATTACAAAACCTGTTTGGATTTCCCTCGTTTCGTTCCGGCCAGCAAGAGGTTGTAGAAGGTCTGTTAAATCAGCGCTCATCGCTTGCCATATTCCCTACCGGCTCTGGCAAGTCGTTGTGTTATCAGTTTGTGGCAACCCAACTGCCTAATTTAACATTAGTGGTATCCCCGTTATTAGCCTTAATGAAAGATCAGCTCGCTTTTCTACATAGCAAAGGCATTGCTGCCGCGAGCATCGATTCAACACTAACTGCTGAGCAAAATAAGCAAGTCATGAACGATGTTCGCTCTGGTGAGTGTAAAATTTTAATGGTGTCGGTAGAACGTTTTAAGAACGAACGTTTCAGGCAATTTATAGAGTCTGTTGCGGTTTCAATGTTGGTCATCGACGAAGCACACTGTATCTCTGAATGGGGGCACAACTTTCGCCCTGATTATTTGAAACTGCCAGCCTATCAACAAGAATTAAATATCCCTTTAGTGCTGCTGCTAACCGCAACGGCCACTAAAAAAGTGAAACTCGATATGGCACGCCGGTTTGATATTGCGCCCGAGAATATTGTCCAAACCGGTTTCTACCGCCCAAACCTTAATTTGAATGTGCTGCCGGTGGTAGAAGCAAATAAAAACCAAGCGCTATTAAACGAGCTTCAACTTCAACAAGGTGCGGGTATTGTATATGTCACGTTGCAACAAACCGCTGAACAAGTGGCCCGCTATTTACAACAAAACGGCTGTGCAGCAAGTGCATATCACGCGGGGCTAGATAGTGATGTTCGCCAGAACATTCAACAAGATTTCATGACGAACAAGCTACAAGTGGTAGTGGCCACCATTGCGTTTGGCATGGGCATTGATAAATCTGACATTCGTTTTGTTGTGCATTACGATTTGCCTAAGTCTATAGAGAACTACAGCCAAGAAATTGGCCGTGGTGGGCGCGACGGTCAAAACGCCAACTGCACGGTGCTGGCTAACCTTGATGGTCTGGTAACTATCGAAAACTTTGTTTATGGCGATACGCCAGACCAGTCCGCTATTGAGCGGGTAATTAAGGACATTGCCAGTCAAGCGCCAGAGCAAGTCTCTGGCACTTCAGGCAGTACTGTAAACAGTGCATCGGACAAAGGTATGTATCAATGGGAAACACAAATTAATAGCTTATCGACGTTAAGTAATATTCGTCAGCTGCCCCTTAAAACGCTGTTAGTACAGTTGGAACTAGCCAAAGTTATCCGTCCGTTATACGCCTATTTTGCTGAATTCAAATACCGCTTTAATACCGAAAAAACCGATATTCTCAACTTATTTAGTAAAGAACGAAGCGATTTCCTAAACGCCGTTTTCACCCATACCGATATGAAAAAAGTATGGGGCGTAGTGAATTTTGACAGTATTTTTGAGCATTACGGCGCCGAGCGTTCAAGAGTGGTGACGGCGTTAGAATATTTACACGAACATAATCATATCGAACTCGCGTCGCGTTTAATCACCGATGTTTACGAGGTGAATCAACAAGCACTGTTAGCAGATGATCTATCAGAAAGCTTAGCCCGGTATTTTGCTGAAAATGAGCTTAAAGAAGTAAAACGTATTGCTGCTCTGGTACGGTTCTTCGAGCTTAATAGCTGTTTAAACTATAACTTATCGGCCTATTTTGATGACCAACAGGCGCCAAAAGCATGCGGCCATTGCAGTGTGTGCAATGGTAAAGTGGCCAAACTAGATTACTCTGCCCCCATCGCTATGCCAGATGAAACTCAAGTGTCTGAGGCAATGCAAGCACTAGACTTTCATTTACAGGGAAAATTTAGCGACACTATCACAACGTCTATCTATTGTAGGTTTTTGACAGGCATGACTATGCCTTTATTCACCCGCTTAAAAGTAAGACAGGTAACTGGTTTTGGCCACTGTGAACATTGCCGCTATGCTGATGTATTGACGATGGTGACGCAATTGATGCTAGTGCGAAATGCTTGA
- a CDS encoding MarR family transcriptional regulator, with the protein MSSQKPFHETLDFTLIGNMGRVHRLCREAVTLTVEPLGLTQSRWLALMHINLIGEGVTQLALAQSLGIEMPSLTRTLKQLEQQTLISRQVDGNDKRSKKLYFTQEGRVVLNSLNEKIADVKQQFYAGLTHEQLDAMARVLLQIEQNASACISLQEKRAKSNTEEDE; encoded by the coding sequence ATGTCTTCGCAAAAACCGTTTCACGAAACGTTAGATTTTACACTTATTGGAAATATGGGCCGGGTACACCGGCTATGCCGAGAAGCCGTTACCTTAACGGTTGAGCCCTTAGGTTTAACGCAATCAAGATGGCTAGCATTAATGCACATCAATCTAATTGGGGAAGGGGTTACTCAATTAGCGCTAGCGCAAAGCTTGGGTATAGAAATGCCCTCGTTAACCCGCACGTTAAAGCAGCTTGAGCAGCAGACGCTGATTAGTCGTCAAGTTGATGGTAATGATAAACGCAGCAAAAAATTGTATTTCACTCAGGAAGGCCGTGTTGTTTTAAATTCGCTAAATGAAAAAATAGCGGACGTTAAACAGCAGTTTTATGCAGGACTCACCCATGAACAGCTCGATGCAATGGCGCGGGTATTGTTGCAAATAGAGCAAAACGCATCAGCCTGCATTTCTCTACAGGAGAAACGTGCTAAAAGTAACACAGAGGAAGACGAATAA
- a CDS encoding excinuclease ABC subunit UvrA: MTKANNNCLQVRGARVHNLKDIDVDIPRNKIVVFTGISGSGKSSLAFSTLYAEAQHRYLDSVSPYARRLIDQIETPDVESIEGLPPAVGLHQNRGAPSIRSSVGSITTISNSLRMLYSRAGDYPASQKIIYADGFSPNTVEGACEQCHGIGTVFDVTEDKLVPDPSLTIREGAIAAWPGAWQGKNLVRVLLSLDIDVDIPWQALPESTRDWILYTDDTPQVPVYRNYNLAQTLAAKEEGEPASYNGKFIGAKRYVLETFKTSQKEKVKQKVAQYLAVSTCPRCQGKKLKQASLSVTLCGLDITAFSRLSLSDVVEHLNTLLETAEAQNNERALVIRNIAKDIVARIKPIIALGLGYLSLERSTTTISAGELQRLRLATQIKSKLFGVVYIMDEPSSGLHPNDVNALLEAFDALVEAGNSLFLVEHNPRVIKHADWVVDIGPNAGTNGGELVFSGPVGTLQQASNSITSQYLFDNALALKHHNRAPKGWLSLKAITKNNLENIDCAFPLGTITTVTGVSGSGKSSLVSHALVELVKASLDASKASDKNAAVKNAPIKKTATDITEATLLESNDDKAVGGYIDSANKSDAEQIKRLVVVNQSPIGRTPRSNLATYTGLFDHVRKLFAATPLAKKRRYDAGRFSFNTTKGRCANCEGVGYVSVELLFMPSVYSPCPVCDTKRYNQDTLDITWNDLSIADVLSLTVAEAHSIFANEAPIYRALDALMKVGLGYLRLGQPATELSGGEAQRIKLATELKRAEKKHTLYVLDEPTTGLHPADIALLMKHLNTLVDEGSSVVMVEHNMQVASASDYVIDIGPGAGDAGGKIVVCGTPKNVASCSRSKTAPFITPT; this comes from the coding sequence ATGACAAAAGCTAACAACAACTGTTTACAGGTTCGTGGTGCACGGGTTCATAACTTAAAAGACATAGATGTTGATATTCCCCGTAATAAAATTGTTGTCTTTACGGGCATTTCTGGCTCTGGTAAGTCCTCTCTCGCCTTTAGCACCTTGTACGCGGAAGCGCAGCATCGTTATCTAGATTCGGTTTCCCCCTATGCTAGAAGGCTAATCGACCAAATTGAAACGCCCGATGTAGAGAGTATTGAAGGTTTACCTCCTGCTGTAGGATTACATCAAAACAGGGGCGCTCCTTCCATTCGCTCTTCGGTAGGCAGTATTACTACCATTTCAAATAGCCTGCGTATGCTGTATTCCCGTGCAGGTGATTACCCTGCTAGTCAAAAGATCATTTACGCAGACGGGTTCTCGCCGAATACGGTTGAGGGAGCCTGCGAGCAATGCCATGGCATTGGAACGGTATTTGATGTTACCGAAGATAAACTTGTTCCCGACCCATCCCTCACCATTAGAGAAGGCGCCATAGCCGCGTGGCCAGGTGCGTGGCAAGGAAAAAATTTAGTTAGGGTTTTGTTATCGTTAGATATTGATGTCGACATACCATGGCAAGCCTTACCTGAGTCTACCCGAGATTGGATTTTGTATACCGACGATACCCCCCAAGTGCCTGTTTACAGAAACTACAATTTGGCGCAAACCCTCGCCGCCAAGGAAGAAGGAGAACCCGCCAGTTATAATGGTAAGTTTATTGGGGCTAAACGCTATGTACTTGAAACCTTTAAAACTTCTCAAAAAGAAAAGGTTAAGCAAAAAGTCGCCCAATATCTTGCTGTTTCAACCTGCCCACGATGCCAAGGTAAGAAGTTAAAACAAGCGTCGCTTTCAGTGACACTTTGTGGCCTAGACATCACCGCCTTCTCTCGGCTGTCTTTAAGCGACGTGGTGGAACATTTAAATACGCTTCTTGAAACAGCCGAAGCCCAAAACAATGAACGGGCACTAGTTATTCGCAACATTGCTAAAGACATAGTAGCGCGCATCAAACCTATTATTGCCCTAGGATTGGGATATCTTTCCTTAGAGCGAAGTACCACGACGATTTCAGCAGGTGAACTACAGCGGTTACGGCTGGCCACCCAAATAAAATCAAAATTGTTTGGTGTGGTATATATTATGGATGAGCCATCCTCTGGCCTTCACCCGAACGATGTAAATGCGTTACTAGAGGCATTTGATGCACTGGTAGAAGCGGGAAATAGCTTATTTTTAGTTGAACATAACCCGCGAGTCATTAAACACGCCGACTGGGTTGTTGATATTGGCCCGAATGCCGGCACAAATGGCGGGGAATTAGTTTTTAGTGGGCCAGTAGGTACGTTGCAGCAAGCATCTAATTCAATAACCTCGCAGTATCTTTTCGATAACGCATTAGCCCTTAAGCACCATAACCGCGCACCGAAAGGTTGGTTGTCATTAAAAGCCATTACCAAAAATAATCTTGAAAATATCGACTGCGCCTTTCCACTAGGTACTATTACCACGGTAACCGGCGTGTCGGGTTCCGGTAAGTCGAGCTTAGTGAGTCATGCTTTGGTGGAATTGGTGAAAGCGTCACTTGATGCGAGTAAAGCTTCAGATAAAAACGCAGCGGTTAAAAACGCCCCCATTAAAAAAACAGCGACCGATATTACCGAAGCCACGCTGTTGGAAAGCAACGATGATAAAGCCGTTGGTGGCTATATTGATAGTGCGAATAAAAGTGATGCCGAACAAATAAAGCGGTTGGTGGTAGTCAACCAATCACCAATTGGCAGAACGCCCCGTTCGAATTTAGCGACTTACACAGGCTTGTTCGACCATGTACGTAAACTGTTTGCCGCCACGCCATTAGCGAAGAAACGACGCTACGACGCAGGGCGATTTTCGTTTAATACCACCAAAGGAAGGTGCGCTAATTGCGAGGGTGTAGGCTATGTGTCGGTAGAATTACTCTTTATGCCATCGGTGTATTCCCCCTGCCCCGTGTGCGACACAAAACGCTACAACCAAGATACCCTAGACATTACCTGGAACGACTTATCGATAGCTGATGTACTGTCGCTAACTGTTGCCGAAGCCCATAGTATATTTGCTAATGAAGCCCCTATCTATCGTGCACTCGATGCACTGATGAAAGTAGGTTTAGGGTACTTACGATTGGGCCAGCCCGCCACCGAACTTTCAGGCGGCGAAGCACAGCGAATAAAGCTCGCTACAGAGTTAAAACGCGCCGAAAAGAAACACACACTTTATGTACTAGATGAACCTACTACTGGGCTTCACCCCGCTGATATCGCACTACTCATGAAGCATTTAAATACGTTAGTGGATGAAGGCAGCAGCGTGGTAATGGTAGAGCACAATATGCAGGTTGCTTCGGCCAGTGATTACGTAATAGATATCGGCCCTGGTGCGGGTGATGCGGGTGGAAAAATAGTCGTTTGCGGTACACCTAAAAATGTTGCTAGTTGCTCAAGAAGCAAAACAGCCCCGTTTATCACGCCAACTTAG